A segment of the Rutidosis leptorrhynchoides isolate AG116_Rl617_1_P2 unplaced genomic scaffold, CSIRO_AGI_Rlap_v1 contig247, whole genome shotgun sequence genome:
CTCTGCTTCCTCGAGTTCCAAGAAAAAATTGATTCCAGAATCACCAAAAAAAACTTATATAGATCGTCTCACAATAAAATATTCTTCTCAGTTAACCCCCAAATTCTGAATTGGGTCCATCATAATCATTCAGATTGATTTAGAACACTTTTTTTTAATGTTAGATTGATTTAGAACTTAAGGATGAAACTGCTATCCTTTGACTGTAGGCTGTAGCGGAATCTTAGGACTAGTGACAGAAAATTACCCCTTTTCACTTTCTTTTAACAGAATTTTGAGTGGATAAAATTGTATTAGACATATCATCTACGCACTAGCTGTAGCTAGAATTTGAACTGACATTCAAACTCTGAAGTCTGAAATAGTTTAATTTAACCCATAACATTGTACATTATTCTCAAATATGTACATTTTTAAAGTATAAGGATCAAACCGTCCGAAGGGTAAACTTACGGCAGAAAAGTGGACCGAAATGAAAGTCTTCTAGAAACATGTATCAGTTAGCCCATACTGTCAGGAAAAGCTTCGCTAGTATTTGTATAGGCCTAGTTTCAAGTACGaggcttttatatttttaattcacgCAATATTCTTGGATCATTCTATAAAACCTATATATTCTTTCACTTGCACAAGTATTTCGAAAAAAACCTAGATTAATGAACAATGAAAATTCATATTTTCACGccgaaaataaaagaaaatatcgCCTTAATAAGAAAGAGAAAAGAAAAAATACATAGATAGGATAGATACATATATTGAGCAATTCCTCTCCTTTACAATTTTCTACAACAGGAGGGAAATAATTGCAATACAGAAAATTTCAACCAAGTGAAATACAAGGTAGatacgtacgtacgtacgtacgtactAGACACAAAGATACATATCGATCGAGGGTTAGCCACGTCGGATTTGATATTCAAACTTCACATAAAATTGGTTGGGGTAGATTCCCATTCATGGAAGGTTCTCCTACTACTTGCTTATCATGAGCAACCGAGCAAGTAGTCATTGGGTTATGATTACCAATCTTGTTCTTCTTGTCTTCACTCTTTTCTTCGTTATTTGGCTGTTGGTTGCTTGTAATTTCAGCCGCCTCGACATTAGCCATGTCGATTTCCACGACGTCGATCTTAACAGTATCGGTTTGCTGGTTTTCGGAAACCTTAGTGTCTTGTTTGAGTATTACTTGACTCTTGTTTTTGTAGTATAGATAGAGTATCATCTGAACAACTCCAAAGAGTACTCCTAACACATTTGGAAGCTGTAAAAGCAAATTAACGTGGTTTAGATATTTTTTTTCATATAGTTTACTAACATTAAAATTAATAAAGTTAATTCAATTGCTTTATTGGATACAAAAGATAACCTTTTCATGAGATATCCATggccaaaagaaaaaaaaaagctaaATAATAATTGAATATGGTCGTCACATTTTTGATCCAAGTTGTATTATATGACATAACGTCTCTCTAAATTGGGAAGTTTTAAGTTTATTGATAAGTAGAAGACAAATTAATTAACTTTATTTAATTGAAAAGAATATAAAAGAGGAAGCACTACTTACCGCTATATACATATCCTTCAAAAAAATTCCATAAAAGAGCCACATAACAGCACTCAGCGTAAGGAACAAGGACAAGTAAAAGGGCATGAATTCCACACTCTTGGTGCGTATCACCAGTCTCTGCAAAATTATTAACAATTTATGATTAATAAAATAATCAATCATTTCCCAATATAATCACGAAAAGTGCATTTATAATTATCGATAATTAATATTTCTTAAAGTTCGAAGATACGGATAAAGTCCTTACCATAATGCTTAGAGGTGCAACGAACACACTGACGGAGAAGATTACACAAACCCATCCAAGAACTCGAACTCGGCTCGGTCCACTTGTGAAGAAGAAGTGTGACACCAATAGTATCGCACAAAATCCGGCAAAATTCAACAGGATGACAAGCCTCATTGTGTACATCTACAAAAGATAAACAGAAAACAAGTTCAATTTAATGAAATTTTATCTAGCTAGGGTATAAATTATTTCGAAAATCAATGCGCGCGCTTCAAGGAGAGATCTAGAATAATAGAAAAGGATAGGGTCTAATACTAACCCTAGCTTGCTTGGTAGCATATGCAATGTAAATGGCAATGTAAAGTGTCTCAATGAAACAACCAACCGAGTTGATTGTAACAAGGAGAAAGACATCAGATTTCTGTGATGCATAGTACAACCAAAGCGTGCCACTGAAAAGTGCAACCACATAAGGAATTGATTGGAACCCTTCTGTTGATTTCTTCTTCACAATCCTATAGAATGTTGGCCTGAAATAATTTCATTTCAAGAAATATTTAGTGATTATCTTTAACTATATATATGGTTCATCTAGACTATATCAAGAAGCAATTgcatgcttaaataaaataaacttacaatGGAGCCAAGAAAACCACGAACGAGACAATGTTACCTAATTAAAGAAGAAAATTAAGTGCAAttagttaaaaaaataaaattaaggtAGGTATTAATTAAACTATAATAGTTTATAATCttcttaagtatatatatatatatatatatatatatacctacctAGGAGGCCGAAGACAAAGACCCATGTATTGTCAGTAGAAAAAATGGCCATTTTTCTTTCTCTGGTCTTCCTCTTAAAACTTATACGATGGATATatcgaaatgaagaaaaagaaaagagaagAGAGAATGGAAGCCCTAAGTGATTTCTAATGTGTGTTTAAAGAAAAGGATTAGTAGTTATGAGCTATAAGGTGTATGGAAGCGAGGTATATATAGTGATCAGATTCTGCATGAAAGCGTATATGATAATTTAATAGTTAGTGGAGATGTAGTAGTATCAAAATTGCATGCACTCAACGAAAATTATTGCCAACGCATCACTAAAATGTAAAGTTTGTTTACTTAAATTGTTAAGCGGCCAGAATTACGTTacgaataatttttatttttatttttaaaaaaaaaaaaacactttgcCACTCACCTTTCACGTGACCATTCCTTATTGTCTTTCCTTTTATGAGTAACTTTTTCTAGAGGAAAATCATGACGAGCCGTTATTATTTCACAAACGTACGGTATTTATTAATTAGTACAATATATTTATACTATATACTGTACAACTGCCATCAACAAAATCTAACACCAAATTCACATCTCATGTCTTAAACATGTGTTATTTACTTTCAGGTGATCAATGTTGCACGCTAActtttacttatttaattatttttCATGCTAGTAATTTTTTTTTAACATGCTGAATTTCGGCGTCTAAATTTATGTTAAATATCCTAGAGTTAAAGGTGTATTAATCCTACCGCATCAAAATACCTATATTTACAAAACATCATATATATTTTGATACGAAAAGAGTAATAGAGTATTAGTCCGGAATATTGACGAAGTTTTACCAAAACAAGTCAGCCAATCTTTGATTTCAAGATTTTTTTTCCAAGAAATTAAGTATACATTATAGAAATTAAATTCCTACTCAGAGAGTTTTATTATTCTTCGACAAGTAAACCCTTGGATCATGACACCTCATTCATGGATCTAGGGTTTCAACCTTTCGTCAAGCCAAATCCTTCGTCAATCATACCGGAAAGTCAAACTCCACCTCGCCATTAACAAAGCAAAAATGCCATACGCCGAGAAGGTTCCCCGACGTAGAAGACGAGGTTTTCCTAGGATTGATATCTCAATGATCGATCAATGGAGTAACCATGATTTCGTTCTTAAGTCGGACTCAAATGCGTCCACACATATGACATATATAAAAGTGTAAGACATTTATTTAGAGCCATTTATTTAGGTCCTCACATTTTACTTCCAATGTActttaacaaaaaaaataaagtGCATAATTAGTGGAAAGGAAAAAAAACATGTTTATTATATGGGGACTTGAAACTATAACCTCAGGTATATGTATGTACGCTACGTCGCTGCCTATGGGGTCGAATATTTTTAATCAAATTACGATTATGTTCTAAAGTTGCGGAGGACAGTTAACACCACAGATCACCATAATTGGGATTTAGGACTAATACATTATATCACGTCAATCAAATCTTCtttaatatttaaaaataaaattgatttttttaaaaattatttattgttattttgattGTTTTATAAATTGTTATCTTGATTGTTTATTAAACTTAAATTCATTTATTTACATAATTTAATTAGCGACTCTCCGAAGCTATTAAAATAAGCTACAGCAATTGATGGGGCAAAAAAATGAGAAGAGGCTATAGCTAGTTCACCCTTAGTGGACACTCCCTAGACCTAACAAGCTCTCCGATCGATTTCTGCCCTTATCATATATAATTCACATTTCAAGTTAAAAACGCTACGCATATTCACAAAAACTCAACAAAGATAGCCCAAacaaatttaaaaatatatatattaaattaattattgCACACTTTTTTTTCGATAGCATTTCAAATGATAAATTCATGGCCTAAGTTGGTACATTTTCCCTCGGGTCATACGAGAATCTACATAGACTAGAATAGACTCTTTACATGTCGTATTAAGAAATGTTTAAAACGCGACCAAACAATAAAATCAATCATAATTTTTTACTTTCGACTACTTTAATTAATAGGTGTATATAGTTTATTAAGGTATTGCGCTCTAtctcatattgcttttgaccatcaCGCGTGAACAGGGATTTCAAAGTCAGCTTCGTATTGATACAGGTGTACCTCTTTGATCTTATGATAGTAATATGTATCTACCATGTTTACATCACAAAAATCCACCAATTTAGTCACTTTTACTAATTAATTTCGATCGACCGAATGCCACTATTTTATTACTTAACTTTAAACATAAAGGAGAGGTACGTACCGTCCATACTTAATTGACGACCACATTATGTGATTTTGGTTTCGAATTCAAATGAAGCCATAGAACATGCTAACTGCAAAAAGCATAAAACAGGCTTCAATGATTCAAGTTCCTAATAATTTGGTTGGAGTTTTATATTCGCGTAAGCTTTCGGTAAGGCCGGTCGACTTTTGTAGATAGGTTTATAAGTTAGGAACAGGTGGTAACTGTCGATGTGTCTGGAATACTTCGAATCGGATCTTTGTTTAAGTCTGTGATTCCGGCTTGATTATATGAGGCTTTAGTGATcggtatatttcatgttatatcaaTTCTTATATATAAGAGATTAATAACGCACAAATATCATATCGAGTTTCATCTACTACTTAATAACACTAGCGATAtttatataccttgaatttaaggTTTTGAGAATGTGTCAGATGCATTCGGTTGGCATTCTCCTTCTAAGAGGGAGTTAAAGCCAACTAGAACAGTGGACTATATGGTTTGGTTTATACTCTTTCAAAAAGTTGGAGGTTCGATTCATGGAGAGCTAATATTAAGAATTATGGGTCAAATTGTATTAGACAAGAGGAGTTAAAAAAGAATCAAGAATTTCTAAAGTATTTTCAGTTCTCTTTCTTTTTAATGAattcataataattataagaaAAAATTACTAAAAATGTATATGTTCTTGTAACAAAATCATAATAACCTAACTCAGCTTAATATCATATTCTTAATTTTCTGACCATTGTATAATATGATTAGTAATAAAAAATTATCATATGATCTTTTGCGATATCTTTGATCACTTCCATAGGTCTAGATTGGCGTTGAAGTGGTGGGTGGAGGACAAAATATAAGACCACCTGAGAAAGATAagatttataattaatataatctgcttaaatgatattattaattaattactttactaatacttattttaattaaaaaaatatgagcATTAACATAGATTGTAGATATTTATATACTCGGTTTGCCCAGGTGATTACTGGTGGTTTGCACGTGTGATGTTACATGCGTTACGAGGTTTAAAGTTAAAAGGTGGAGGTGTTAAAACTTTTTCTGTAATAGCACCAAGACCAAGGTGCTTAATCTTTAGTCGAAGTTTCAGTCACACACATAAATTCATAAAGGTTGTAGTCTCATACCTCAACTTTCATATCGTTAAATAACCGTCGGTTTGTCACAGACTCTCAGCCATCCTAGATAATGGAACGTTAAAATTTAAATACAGACGGCGCTGACGAGAAATTACTTAATATTTCTTTTTCAAAAAATCACTTAATAGAGCTTCAAAGGGTTCCGTAACCATACATACCAAAGGCGTGTATATAGTTGACTGTTGACTACTATTTCCGTctcaaaatatataatattatttatatatagagaaaaCGAAAACGTCATGTATTTTGTattttgagacagagattgtaggtgCTCAACGATTTGAAAGTTGAGGTATGTAAGTGCAAGCTTTGAAAGTTTAGGTTTGAGACTCAAACTTTGACTAAATTTTCGGTACTTTCTTTTATTTGTCCAAAGCCAAAAGAAACGGTTACATGGTGCGGTTTTGGAGAAAAAGGGTGTTCGACGTGAGCTCGTGAAGTTTTAGTTCAACTAATAGTAGTATTTgtgaaaataaataaaaagtaaaaaaaattccTTCCGCTATTTCGTTTCTTCTAATTTTGTTGAAAAACACTAATAAAAAACTAGTAAAAAATATATACTTATTAGCTTAATTATTCCAACtaataattcccttgattatccaCTAAAAAAATGTTTTCCTTGCTTAATATATTCAAACTTATACATAGTCGGATTAATAACAATAATGCCTCAAAAGTGTTGCATTAGTGGAGGTTTCATTATCTATAGCATACTATTTCTTTCCTAGTGATGTTTGGTTTGATATACTAAGATTAATTAAATTAAATCATCATTCATTATTTGCATATAATTGTCCTTAACAATATTGATTAGACACTTAGCATTagagtaatattatattattatgattattatatctaCGATAACATTGCTATAATCATCGAAAAAAATATCATCGAAAAAAATCAAGAACATCAATATTAATCAACGTACTTTTTTCCTTTGTGACTTGTAAGtgctaattataattttttttatcacgTACCACGTTTGCAAAAATATTTGGGATGGCAGTGGACGGTGCGGGTTGCTATGGTCGTTCTGGTTTTATCCGCTTCAATTGGATAGTTGAATTCGATTATTGCGAATCGAGTTGTCATTTTCATCCATATTTAATTATTGTGTATTCCTTCAGCTTAATTCATGGAGTAGTAacttgaaaaaaaataaataaataaatcatcgAGTAAGATTTGCCCTCGTTGAAACAGAACGTGAATGGTTTACCGTTAACTTTTAAAGGTGTAATAATCGCAAGTCAAATCAATTTCTACGTAAAATCAGGAATATGAACTTATCTTAGGCATTTGGGTCACCTAATTAATGACTAAAAGAAGCGAGTCTTATTCATTTCAAAACGTGTTTCTACTTTTTTTTTCCTTGAATTTACTACGATGGTTTGTCTCTAAGTTAGTATTGCTAAACTACTTTCTCAAATAACAACTACTTATATTTTTGCATGGTAATCATAGTTGTATCATCCGATATATACATGATATATACGATACGGAGAAAATGATACGTATAAAATATTATTTCAAAAAATATCGTGAATATTGTATCGATAAATACTTTTAAAATCATTTTAAACTAAAATTAAATTGATTTTAGATTGAATGGTTCAATTTACAAATTCAAACTTTTTaataattaactaaatgacataaaATCTTAAATTAAATGTTATGTTCAACGCCATTTCCTTTTGTAGATAAATGTTTGAAGAATTTATAAAAAGGAAAAAATAATTTTACTGATTTTctctattttttatattattttaactGTTTGATTATgccatttttaatatatataatggtGAGCGATATACAATACATGAAAACTATTACCATCGCGATTTGATAACTATTATGATGGTAATTGGGATTCAAACTTTCCTCCACTCGAGTATCGGATGAAACAAAAATGATTGATTTATTGTCTGTCCGTGTAGGATAATATGGCGTTATAGAATAAAATTAAGATTTAGTGCGTATATAACACACTAGCTTCTAatttaatatgtttttttttttttgataatttattaatttaatatgttaGATATATATCAATCCTATACTTTTAATTACACGTTTATTTCATATACTATTAATAGCTGCGGACAAAACATTTGTGACCCACATGGCGCCAACTTGGATAGATGAACCATTTATATCTACACCTCAGCTAATATTTTTACTTCTTTTCTTTTTAGTGCCAATTGGCATTTATTTaatcaattaattaattaaacatttCATTTAAAAAATGAGGAACCaaagaaataaatataaatgtagaaGTAATATcttcaaaataaataaatgtagAAGTAATATATATAATGTAGCATTATAGAACAACATGATAAGACGTAcgtactctaaataaataaatagcaATAATTTAGACATGCATCAATGATTTGTTGCCAAATTGAGTAAAGTACGCTGTAGCTGAGATAATGACATAGCGCAGTAAAGGCATGCCAAGCTGGCGAGATGGATGAACACTAATCTTGACACATCACAAAGATTTAAGCGAGGTGGCATTCAGATTCAAATTTATCGACACTCTTTATACAAAAAGTTATCAATCATTCAATACAATcctttattaaaatttattaaaaatactaTACTATATTATTGAATGGGAAACCATTAATATTGCATGGCTTTATAAAAGGATTTTCTTACGTCAAAGAGTACGTAACATATCGAGGTTGATGAACGTGAGTGACATGGTTGTTATCTATATCTGTCATGTTGCATGAATTTAATTTGAGAAttcgaattaaaatattaattagtcacattattttactaaataaatatagttaacttTTATGTCATGCGAATTTGAAGTTCCTACACAATTATCCATAGTGGTAAAATTTGAATAATGCTATTTCCATTGTAATAACGATGTTCCCTCTCATATACCTTTCAATGTTGTTCTATTTTCTCTTTTCAGGTTTGTTTTGTAACCTTTCAATGTTGTTTTATTTTTACTAGTTGTTCTCGTATGGTTTTAATTAATAGCTCGTTGTCCCCGTATTGAGTTAGCTTTGACATTATATTGACTTTCGTTATAAATTATCTTTAATAGACGAATTGAGAATAatgtttaattttaataatatcatcaattttatttaatttgaATGGTTGTAAGTTTTATTCGaaaattattaaaaaaattgtCTCGATTTAGGTTCGGTCATGTAAGTTGTAACCATGTTACTTCTAATAAAATTCCCATCCCCTtgtttatgaaaaaaaaaataactgGTGAATGTGTGCTTACATTACTCGCAAAAATTACTGtccctttccaaaaaaaaaaattaattaaatttattGTCATTATGCATTAAAAACATAAGTATcatgatatacaaa
Coding sequences within it:
- the LOC139882239 gene encoding bidirectional sugar transporter SWEET12-like, with translation MAIFSTDNTWVFVFGLLGNIVSFVVFLAPLPTFYRIVKKKSTEGFQSIPYVVALFSGTLWLYYASQKSDVFLLVTINSVGCFIETLYIAIYIAYATKQARMYTMRLVILLNFAGFCAILLVSHFFFTSGPSRVRVLGWVCVIFSVSVFVAPLSIMRLVIRTKSVEFMPFYLSLFLTLSAVMWLFYGIFLKDMYIALPNVLGVLFGVVQMILYLYYKNKSQVILKQDTKVSENQQTDTVKIDVVEIDMANVEAAEITSNQQPNNEEKSEDKKNKIGNHNPMTTCSVAHDKQVVGEPSMNGNLPQPILCEV